From the Anguilla anguilla isolate fAngAng1 chromosome 6, fAngAng1.pri, whole genome shotgun sequence genome, one window contains:
- the LOC118230177 gene encoding uncharacterized protein LOC118230177, translating into MGPVSPPMSLSICGTSDETHTDTSDYSPRAADNRRKRKAKTDVSSMMGAFMDIQKKQYDEFNQAEQLRQQQEKDSLDAWIKSRMEIEERRLQAQREECQETNRMFMQKMSRLFDVMVPSSQQHTPSHLQPPPPHYYQGPPLHYTAHEETPLTFRELHGAAEPLPNAAQCCLSKHLINKFRKISVNAYQDNGLICLQAVYMMF; encoded by the exons ATGGGACCGGTTAGTCCACCAATGAGCCTGTCAATATGCG GCACTTCAGAtgagacacacactgacacctcTGACTATAGCCCAAGAGCAGCAGACAACAGAAGGAAGAGGAAGGCAAAGACTGATGTGAGCAGCATGATGGGTGCCTTTATGGACATACAAAAGAAACAGTACGATGAATTCAATCAAGCAGAGCAGCTGCGTCAACAGCAAGAGAAAGACAGTCTTGATGCCTGGATAAAGTCACGAATGGAGATAGAGGAGCGCCGGCTACAGGCACAGAGGGAGGAATGCCAAGAGACAAATAGAATGTTCATGCAAAAGATGAGCAGACTGTTCGATGTCATGGTTCCTTCGTCCCAGCAGCACACGCCCTCACACCTACAACCTCCTCCTCCGCACTATTACCAGGGGCCTCCCCTGCACTACACTGCCCATGAAGAGACACCACTAACCTTCAGAGAACTGCACGGAGCTGCAGAGCCCCTGCCCAATGCTGCTCAATGCTGCTTGAGTAAGCATTTGATCAATAAATTCAGGaaaataagtgtcaatgccTATCAAGATAAtggtttaatttgtttacaAGCAGTTTACATGATGTTTTGA